One part of the Aspergillus fumigatus Af293 chromosome 7, whole genome shotgun sequence genome encodes these proteins:
- a CDS encoding ferric reductase family protein, with the protein MISVVDHGAKEPWGDRRTYIYAVSAARLIILSLIICINMKTNRMVDYSTGHDGLNTPRDIMFAQVMYSSMLAFAGMVLLARVAQLGHAYLRYIVCSGASEKQQSVWSITESSVWVRAKSRLLYAPLFRKRHNREIQLSAAINMGTLPSRFHSLLISGYILSQIIYCCDLNYQNETPAVIAELRGRSGTLATLNLVPLVLFATRNNPLIPLLRISFDSYNLLHRWLGRIAAIESIIHMAAWAVNTVRETDTATLAQHLAETPSYAWGMVATAIMAFFILQSLSPVRHAFYETFLCIHQVGALFIILGIYLHLDMHSLPQKPWIQWVILLWSADRFTRLLWLAVLNVSRRHGMTKLRVEALSGEACRLTFFLPKHYPVAPGSHFFAYIPQISWWMSHPFSAAWTESSNTTLPENTQSSTDTKSLTLESQTSPYNQTTVTLVVAARQGMTRALYTRALSSPDETFTTTGFLEGPYSSHAVNMGSYGTAILFSGGVGITHHLLFIRDLLLRAAAGRAATRSITLIWAVRSMDSVRWVMEYIQEILQMSNAEAILTIMLFVSKPRSPGEMRSTGGVIRTFAGRCNPATVLEEIIPRRIGATVVSICGPGAFGDDVREAARRQVDRGVALDFVEEAFTW; encoded by the coding sequence ATGATATCCGTGGTGGATCATGGAGCCAAGGAGCCTTGGGGTGACAGGCGGACTTATATATACGCAGTGAGCGCTGCTCGGTTGATCATCCTGAGTCTAATCATCTGCATCAACATGAAGACGAATCGAATGGTGGACTACTCCACCGGCCATGATGGCCTCAACACTCCCCGCGATATTATGTTTGCGCAAGTCATGTATTCATCCATGTTGGCTTTCGCGGGGATGGTCCTACTCGCTCGGGTGGCTCAGCTTGGTCATGCCTATCTTCGCTACATTGTCTGCTCCGGTGCATCTGAAAAGCAACAATCAGTCTGGAGCATCACGGAATCATCAGTCTGGGTCCGAGCCAAAAGCCGTCTGCTCTACGCTCCTTTGTTCCGCAAGCGCCATAACCGAGAGATCCAGCTCTCCGCGGCCATTAATATGGGCACTCTCCCTTCCCGGTTTCACTCGCTTCTTATCTCTGGATATATTCTCAGTCAGATTATTTACTGCTGTGACCTTAACTATCAAAATGAGACGCCCGCCGTTATTGCGGAGCTTCGGGGACGTTCTGGCACATTGGCCACATTAAACTTAGTCCCCCTGGTGCTCTTTGCAACCCGCAACAACCCCTTAATCCCTCTTCTACGGATCAGTTTCGACTCATATAACCTTTTGCACCGATGGTTGGGCCGCATCGCTGCTATCGAGAGCATAATTCACATGGCTGCTTGGGCTGTCAACACTGTCCGAGAGACAGACACGGCTACACTTGCTCAACACCTTGCTGAAACGCCCTCCTACGCCTGGGGGATGGTTGCAACTGCAATCATGGCATTTTTCATCCTTCAGTCTCTATCGCCTGTACGACACGCCTTCTACGAGACCTTTCTCTGCATCCATCAAGTGGGCgctctcttcatcatcttgggCATATACCTGCACCTCGACATGCACAGCCTACCTCAAAAGCCGTGGATCCAATGGGTTATTCTCCTCTGGAGTGCAGACCGATTCACCCGACTCCTCTGGCTGGCCGTTTTGAATGTGTCTCGGCGACATGGCATGACAAAGCTACGAGTAGAGGCGCTTTCCGGCGAAGCCTGCCGTCTCACCTTCTTCCTGCCCAAGCACTACCCCGTTGCCCCCGGCAGCCACTTCTTTGCGTACATCCCCCAGATCTCCTGGTGGATGTCGCACCCCTTCTCCGCCGCCTGGACCGAGTCCTCCAACACCACTCTCCCGGAAAACACCCAGTCATCAACCGACACCAAATCCCTGACCCTCGAAAGCCAAACTTCCCCATACAACCAGACAACGGTGACTCTAGTCGTCGCAGCTCGCCAGGGCATGACCCGCGCACTGTACACTCGCGCATTGTCCTCCCCAGACGAAACGTTCACCACAACCGGCTTCCTCGAGGGCCCATACTCCTCCCACGCAGTCAACATGGGCAGCTACGGCACGGCGATCCTCTTCTCCGGCGGCGTGGGCATCACGCACcacctcctcttcatccgggACCTACTCCTCCGCGCGGCAGCCGGCCGAGCTGCCACACGCTCCATCACGCTGATCTGGGCAGTGCGCAGCATGGACAGCGTCCGCTGGGTGATGGAGTATATTCAGGAGATTCTGCAGATGTCGAATGCGGAAGCAATTCTGACGATCATGCTGTTTGTGTCGAAGCCGAGGAGTCCCGGCGAGATGCGGAGCACGGGGGGTGTGATCCGGACGTTTGCGGGGCGATGTAATCCTGCTACTGTGCTGGAGGAAATCATCCCCAGGAGGATCGGGGCAACGGTGGTGTCGATTTGTGGGCCTGGGGCGTTCGGGGATGATGTGCGGGAGGCGGCTCGGCGGCAGGTCGATCGGGGGGTTGCCCTTGATTTTGTGGAGGAGGCCTTTACCTGGTAG
- a CDS encoding SDR family NAD(P)-dependent oxidoreductase, with the protein MSLRGKIAIVTGASRGIGAGIALDLAKQGANLTLIYTSASSDQAINQLCDQIHSLNNGSTAIKVQADLRHSDAPAQILAATFDAFPNANNKIDILVNNAGVSLCKNLADTTDHDISSVFDINVYGLISMTRAVIPHLRAPGRIINLSSVAARRGSPGFSVYSASKAAVEGFTRSLACELGPVGCTVNAVQPGAVESDMLRREVPEQLIAYIQENTPLGHRIALPEDTARVVTFLAGEGAGWVTGQSICVSGGLHMN; encoded by the exons ATGAGCCTTCGAGGAAAAATTGCCATCGTCACCGGCGCCTCGCGCGGAATCGGCGCCGGGATTGCCCTCGATCTCGCAAAACAGGGTGCAAAC CTCACCCTGATCTATACTTCCGCGAGCAGCGATCAAGCAATCAACCAGCTCTGCGACCAAATCCACTCTCTAAACAACGGCTCCACAGCGATCAAAGTTCAAGCCGACCTCCGACATTCAGACGCCCCGGCCCAAATCCTCGCTGCCACGTTCGACGCATTCCCCAATGCCAATAACAAGATCGACATCCTAGTCAACAACGCTGGCGTATCCCTATGCAAGAACCTCGCTGACACAACTGACCACGACATCTCCTCCGTCTTCGACATCAACGTCTACGGCTTGATAAGCATGACCAGAGCGGTGATCCCGCATCTCCGCGCCCCAGGCCGAATCATCAACCTCAGCTCTGTAGCGGCTCGGCGCGGATCGCCCGGTTTCTCGGTGTACTCCGCCTCCAAGGCAGCGGTGGAGGGGTTCACGAGGTCGCTGGCGTGTGAATTAGGCCCTGTGGGGTGTACGGTTAATGCGGTTCAGCCTGGGGCGGTGGAGTCCGATATGTTGCGCCGGGAGGTGCCTGAGCAGTTAATCGCCTATATTCAGGAGAATACGCCGTTAGGCCATCGGATTGCCCTCCCGGAAGACACAGCGAGGGTTGTGACGTTCCTAGCGGGGGAGGGGGCGGGGTGGGTAACGGGGCAGAGTATTTGCGTTAGTGGGGGGTTGCATATGAATTAG
- a CDS encoding GNAT family N-acetyltransferase — MPCNTGLRIHHQTKSGTMATPTLHYRLANPSDAPQIQHLVQSAFRAPDTRPNWTGDKALASAFRIDTADILSGITTPDSAFLLATDPTGAPIACIGVSRSIANDSLARFFLLAVDEAYQRFEIGRKILASAEVYAQREWGAQRGGLNALSTREELILWYQRCGYRPTGEVTPFPFEKFAGMELPGNLGFVEMEKELVAM; from the exons ATGCCATGCAACACAGGGCTTAGAATCCAT CATCAAACCAAATCCGGAACCATGGCAACCCCGACTCTGCACTACCGCCTCGCGAACCCCTCCGACGCCCCCCAAATCCAGCACCTCGTCCAATCCGCTTTCCGCGCCCCAGACACCAGACCAAACTGGACAGGCGACAAAGCTCTCGCCTCAGCTTTCCGCATCGACACCGCCGACATCCTATCCGGGATCACCACGCCGGACAGCGCATTCCTCCTCGCGACCGACCCCACCGGCGCGCCGATCGCCTGCATCGGAGTCTCGAGGTCCATCGCTAACGACAGCCTCGCTCGCTTCTTCCTGCTCGCTGTCGATGAAGCGTACCAGCGCTTTGAGATCGGGCGGAAGATCCTCGCTTCCGCGGAGGTGTACGCCCAGAGGGAATGGGGAGCTCAACGCGGGGGGCTGAATGCGCTTTCGACGCGTGAGGAGTTGATCTTATGGTATCAGCGGTGTGGGTATCGGCCCACCGGGGAGGTGACGCCGTTCCCATTTGAGAAGTTTGCAGGTATGGAGTTGCCTGGGAATTTGGGCTTTgtggagatggaaaaggaGTTGGTTGCGATGTAA
- a CDS encoding putative dUTP diphosphatase Dut, producing the protein MIIPGRALLTRSIIRNVQNPALQVQPCGVDLTLKRILTWTSPGIIDLDNQRRQTASTNEIPFLAPRILSRRIQRNSSVPLDMMGQIFVRSSLFRSGVLLTTGVMDSGYVGAVGALMQVLNPAGLRVYPSARLAQFVFHQMSEEVEGYSGVYQGRTAL; encoded by the exons ATGATCATCCCGGGCCGCGCTCTTCTCACTCGGTCCATCATCCGCAATGTGCAGAATCCAGCCCTACAAGTCCAGCCCTGCGGCGTGGATCTCACCCTCAAACGAATCCTTACCTGGACATCACCTGGAATAATCGATCTTGACAACCAGCGTCGCCAGACCGCGTCAACCAATGAAATCCCCTTCCTTGCACCAA GGATCCTATCTCGTCGAATTCAACGAAACAGTTCCGTCCCTCTGGACATGATGGGCCAGATCTTCGTGCGCAGCTCTTTGTTCCGTTCTGGCGTACTGCTCACCACCGGCGTTATGGATAGTGGCTATGTAGGCGCAGTTGGGGCCTTGATGCAGGTGCTTAACCCCGCCGGACTGAGGGTGTACCCTTCTGCGAGGCTCGCGCAGTTTGTATTCCACCAGATGAGCGAGGAGGTAGAGGGGTATTCAGGTGTTTACCAAGGGAGGACGGCACTCTAA
- the pr1 gene encoding S8 family peptidase: MATQHFMTTGQTTVPGQWVVRVKPYLTPELVQKEHLSLLEEKTEDPATPFNVEILQRFDLYDSKGYSAKFDDATKEELEKIPHVVSIEPEQLYRHCNIQPNSPWGISRVSTRTKLGAPPYSYTYRDDVAGSGTVAYVIDTGINNKHVEFEGRAQKGPKFVSDNVSNDEDVHGHGTHCAGTIASRAYGVAKKANVVGVKVFGDRTGTAQTSDIIKALEWVISDISAKGMGGRAVVNLSLGGPPSDALDAAVASTVHKGVVVCVAAGNEPEDIQESPAREPLAITVGATDIKDQLANFSSYGKFVDILAPGVDILSCWTGGPTSTKTISGTSMATPHVGGVACCLLSDPTLAGGQATTYDVMSKILILADKNKITGTDARTVNALLHNTTSPMDA; this comes from the exons ATGGCCACTCAACATTTCATGACGACTGGACAAACTACCGTGCCTGGCCAATGGGTCGTGCGCGTCAAGCCCTATCTGACCCCCGAGCTGGTACAAAAGGAGCATCTGTCGCTATTGGAAGAAAAAACAGAAGATCCTGCAACTCCCTTCAATGTGGAAATTCTTCAACGGTTTGATCTGTATGATTCAAAGGGCTACTCTGCAAAATTCGACGATGCAACCAAAGAAGAGTTGGAGAAAATACCTCAT GTCGTGTCTATTGAACCAGAGCAACTATACCGCCACTGCAATATCCAGCCAAATTCACCGTGGGGTATCAGCCGCGTCTCGACGAGGACCAAACTTGGCGCCCCTCCATACTCTTACACATATCGTGATGATGTCGCCGGCAGCGGCACCGTGGCATATGTAATTGATACTGGTATCAACAACAAACATGTCGAGTTTGAGGGGAGAGCCCAAAAGGGCCCAAAGTTTGTCTCTGACAATGTCTCTAATGACGAGGATGTGCACGGTCATGGTACGCATTGCGCGGGCACCATAGCCAGTCGCGCCTATGGTGTCGCGAAGAAGGCAAATGTTGTAGGTGTCAAGGTCTTTGGTGACCGGACAGGGACTGCCCAGACAAGTGATATCATCAAGGCGCTCGAGTGGGTTATCAGTGATATCTCTGCCAAAGGCATGGGCGGCCGTGCGGTGGTGAATCTGAGTCTTGGGGGACCTCCAAGCGACGCtcttgatgctgctgttgcgtCAACCGTTCATAAAGGGGTAGTGGTTTGCGTTGCAGCTGGAAATGAGCCGGAA GACATACAGGAGTCACCAGCACGCGAACCCCTTGCTATTACCGTTGGGGCTACGGATATTAAGGATCAACTTGCCAATTTTTCAAGTTACGGAAAGT TCGTTGACATTCTTGCTCCTGGTGTGGACATTCTTTCCTGCTGGACAGGCGGTCCAACCAGCACGAAGACAATCAGCGGTACATCCATGG CAACACCTCACGTAGGTGGAGTGGCCTGCTGTCTTCTAAGCGATCCGACTCTGGCTGGAGGTCAAGCAACTACATATGATGTTATGAGCAAAATTCTCATTCTTGCTGATAAGAACAAAATTACAGGGACCGATGCGAGAACCGTCAACGCACTGTTACATAATACTACTAGTCCCATGGATGCTTAG
- a CDS encoding lipase family protein, with the protein MFHPDISAGLLANLTLFSEYAAASTCAANFNSHTLSKVVCDPGVCPTLEQTDTNVMVGFMGIHHPGNVTGFVAIDNTNQLIVLSFRGSRTLGNYITDSKYQQVPAICPGCQVHKGYYWAWGNFSAFIMQPINQLAAIYPSYQIVFTGHSFGGALATLGAALEGGNPSRPIDLYTFGCPQLGNHDFAEFVTAVTAGSGYRVTHSDDPVPRVFSTQPWINKTWQYSTTSPEFWITTGNGVPVTASDIQVIEGIDNKSGNLGTTGSDTSAHIWYIGNMSGCSTN; encoded by the exons ATGTTTCACCCAGATATTTCGGCTGGGCTTCTAGCCAATCTAACACTATTTTCTGAATATGCCGCTGCCTCGACGTGTGCAGCAAACTTCAACTCACATACATTATCGAAGGTAGTGTGTGATCCAGGTGTATGCCCAACCCTGGAGCAGACAGACACAAATGTCATGGTTGGGTTCATGGG TATACATCATCCGGGTAACGTCACTGGCTTCGTGGCAATTGACAACACAAATCAATTGATCGTTCTGTCATTCCGCGGTAGCCGGACCCTAGGCAACTATATCACTGATTCCAAATACCAGCAGGTGCCTGCTATTTGCCCAGGTTGCCAAGTGCATAAAGGCTATTACTGGGCCTGGGGAAACTTTTCAGCATTTATAATGCAACCTATAAACCAGCTTGCTGCTATATATCCAAGCTATCAGATTGTCTTCACTGGCCACAGTTTTGGAGGTGCACTAGCTACGCTTGGGGCAGCACTTGAGGGAGGAAATCCTAGCAGACCTATTGATCTG TACACTTTTGGATGTCCCCAACTGGGCAATCATGATTTTGCTGAGTTTGTCACTGCTGTAACGGCAGGCTCTGGGTACAGAGTCACACATTCGGATGATCCAGTTCCAAGGGTCTTTTCTACTCAGCCTTGGATCAACAAGACTTGGCAGTATAGCACAACTTCTCCTGAGTTTTGGATTACCACAGGAAATGGCGTGCCAGTCACAGCCAGTGATATACAAGTCATCGAGGGCATTGACAACAAGAGTGGGAACCTTGGCACCACTGGTTCTGATACTTCAGCTCATATTTGGTATATTGGCAACATGAGCGGGTGCTCAACTAACTga
- a CDS encoding putative phosphatidylglycerol specific phospholipase C, with product MKANTLVPLLGLSSSAAAAAVAASGNTPFGYASGSKESIANLKDKIENVVWILLENRSFDNILGGVKRKGLDNVVNNGPFCNPQNVSDPSSTKWCSVYKDFDSVKHDPDHSVTGYNMELYGTYTPSNDAIANGTLKPTMNGFVEQQLVHHKGLDPKVADEEVMGYYSEDEIPTLVNLVDEFTTFNYWHSCVPGPTNPNRLCALSGTSDGHGTNDNSFDVSGVDISSIFQVASEKDITWKNYDGTNGAFLSDALFFNWTAQNAKHNVVPLENFYQDAYLGLLPQLSYINPSCCDLDTNSMHPSGNVSFGQVLVKQIYDAVRTGPQWDKTLLLVTFDETGGFYDHVEPPLAVRPDSKTYTETAADGSSYTFNFDRLGGRMPTWLISPYTPKGHIENYGVDPATGKSASYSATSVLKTLGYLWDLDDFTPRVSHSPAFDHLIGPKKRNTPATLANPHPFPDAV from the exons ATGAAGGCCAACACTCTGGTGCCTTTGCTCGGTCTCTCCAGCAGCGCTGCCGCTGCGGCCGTGGCTGCGTCCGGCAATACCCCTTTTGGGTACGCCTCTGGCTCCAAGGAGTCCATTGCCAACTTGAAGGATAAGATTGAGAATGTCGTGTGGATTCTGCTGGAGAATCGCAGCTTCGACAACATCCTGGGTGGTGTCAAGCGTAAGGGTCTGGACAACGTTGTTAACAACGGTCCCTTCTGCAACCCCCAGAATGTGAGCGAtcccagcagcaccaagtGGTGCTCGGTCTACAAGGACTTTGATTCAGTCAAACATGACCCCGATCACTCGGTCACTGGGTACAACATGGAGTTGTATGGCACGTATACTCCCAGTAATGATGCCATCGCCAACGGCACCCTGAAGCCCACCATGAACGGCTTTgtggagcagcagctggtgcaTCACAAGGGTCTTGATCCCAAGGTGGCCGATGAGGAAGTCATGGGCTACTACTCCGAGGACGAGATCCCCACGCTGGTCAACCTGGTTGATGAGTTCACCACCTTCAACTACTGGCACTCGTGTGTCCCTGGT CCCACCAACCCCAACCGGCTGTGCGCCCTCTCGGGTACCTCCGATGGCCACGGAACCAACGACAACAGCTTCGATGTCTCTGGCGTCGacatctccagcatcttccaGGTTGCCAGCGAGAAGGACATCACCTGGAAGAACTACGACGGCACCAACGGCGCCTTCCTTTCGGacgctctcttcttcaactgGACCGCCCAAAACGCCAAGCATAACGTCGTCCCTCTCGAGAACTTCTACCAGGACGCCTATCTCGGCCTCCTTCCCCAGCTCTCCTACATCAACCCCTCTTGCTGCGACCTCGACACCAACTCCATGCACCCCTCCGGCAACGTCTCCTTCGGCCAGGTCCTCGTCAAACAGATCTACGATGCTGTTCGCACCGGACCCCAGTGGGACAAGACCCTCCTACTCGTCACCTTCGACGAGACCGGCGGTTTCTACGACCACGTCGAGCCCCCTCTTGCCGTCCGCCCAGATAGCAAGACCTACACCGAGACCGCTGCCGACGGCAGCTCGTACACCTTCAACTTTGACCGTCTGGGCGGCCGTATGCCTACCTGGCTGATCTCTCCGTATACGCCCAAGGGCCACATTGAGAACTACGGTGTCGACCCTGCCACCGGCAAGTCAGCCTCGTACAGTGCCACTTCCGTGCTCAAAACCCTTGGATACCTCTGGGATCTGGATGACTTTACTCCCCGTGTCTCTCACTCGCCTGCTTTTGACCACCTGATCGGTCCTAAGAAGCGCAATACTCCTGCCACGTTGGCGAATCCCCATCCTTTCCCTGATGCTGTTTAG